From Armatimonadota bacterium, one genomic window encodes:
- a CDS encoding autoinducer 2 ABC transporter substrate-binding protein — protein MKPYTRTIIATAAILVLAGMLLTGCGRKAAAPIGADTGQGAAEKRKIAFVMKLRGIPYTNAMERGMKQAVDELGIEAVFLGPQTGGDTVQQITIIEDQISAGVDAIVISPNDDKAVIPVIKKAMQKGIKVFTWDSDAPDSERIFYVAAADDVGIGEQIIDKIAKEISGKGKVAVMTGSPNALNLKLHVDGVVKGAKKYPGITLVEPYIYNDDDQQKAIAGAITVLQRHPDLAAFAAVNSPGVPGSARALIQTGKEGKVKIWGLSLPSENKEYLKQDIVNGLILWDPAKLTYVTAKLVNDYLDGKKPKNGMEIEGIGKLEVRPDGLVLMPGAIITKDNVDEFDF, from the coding sequence TTGAAACCATACACTCGTACCATAATCGCCACAGCAGCAATACTCGTACTCGCGGGAATGCTTTTGACGGGCTGCGGCAGGAAGGCCGCCGCGCCGATCGGCGCCGACACCGGCCAGGGCGCCGCAGAGAAGCGCAAGATCGCATTCGTGATGAAGCTAAGGGGCATACCCTACACCAATGCTATGGAGCGCGGCATGAAGCAGGCCGTGGACGAACTCGGGATCGAGGCGGTGTTCCTCGGTCCGCAGACCGGCGGAGACACAGTCCAGCAGATCACGATCATCGAGGACCAGATCAGCGCGGGGGTGGATGCTATCGTGATTTCGCCGAACGACGACAAAGCGGTGATACCGGTCATCAAGAAGGCGATGCAGAAGGGTATCAAGGTCTTCACTTGGGACTCAGATGCGCCGGATAGCGAGAGGATCTTCTACGTTGCGGCCGCGGATGACGTCGGCATAGGGGAACAGATCATAGACAAGATCGCCAAGGAGATCAGCGGCAAGGGCAAGGTCGCGGTCATGACCGGCAGCCCGAACGCGCTGAACCTCAAGTTGCACGTTGACGGAGTTGTGAAGGGCGCGAAGAAGTACCCAGGCATCACGCTGGTGGAGCCCTATATCTACAACGACGACGACCAACAGAAGGCGATCGCGGGAGCGATAACCGTCCTGCAGAGGCATCCTGACCTTGCGGCATTCGCGGCGGTCAACAGCCCCGGCGTCCCCGGCTCCGCGCGGGCGCTCATCCAGACCGGCAAGGAAGGCAAGGTCAAGATATGGGGCCTGTCTCTGCCCAGCGAGAACAAGGAATACCTGAAGCAGGATATCGTGAACGGCCTGATCCTGTGGGATCCAGCCAAGCTGACCTACGTCACCGCGAAACTCGTGAACGACTACCTCGACGGCAAGAAGCCGAAGAACGGCATGGAGATAGAAGGCATCGGTAAGCTGGAAGTTCGCCCGGACGGCCTGGTCCTGATGCCGGGCGCGATCATCACTAAGGACAACGTTGACGAGTTCGATTTCTAG
- a CDS encoding ABC transporter permease, giving the protein MGSFLRARELPALAFLTVLIGAMFVYAPNFGSRDNLFAIGQDVAITGIMAVGMTMVILTAGIDLSVASVLALSAAVTGTLMMGGLNMWASVPAGLAVGAACGYTNGALIAWLRVPPIITTLGMMGILRASVYLYTGGNYIGPLPPDFAFVGVRWTPVIILGVVALGFSLFLSRVRLGRHIYAIGGNEESVRLSGIRVNRVKLMIYTLNGVLAALSGMIMMSSWSSVQSNMAKGYELGVIAAVVIGGTSINGGLGSVPGTIIGAGIMSLLYNALNLLGISKFWHQFIIGIVILAAVMMDRFRSKQ; this is encoded by the coding sequence GTGGGCTCTTTTCTGAGGGCGCGAGAGCTTCCCGCGCTCGCCTTCCTCACCGTGCTCATCGGCGCTATGTTCGTCTACGCTCCAAACTTCGGCTCCAGAGACAACCTGTTCGCCATCGGACAGGATGTGGCGATAACCGGCATCATGGCTGTCGGTATGACGATGGTAATCCTCACGGCGGGGATAGATCTCTCGGTTGCTTCGGTGCTCGCCCTCTCGGCCGCCGTCACCGGAACACTCATGATGGGCGGCCTCAACATGTGGGCGTCGGTCCCTGCCGGACTGGCGGTGGGCGCGGCGTGCGGATACACTAACGGAGCCCTCATCGCATGGCTGCGCGTGCCGCCGATCATCACCACGCTCGGCATGATGGGGATTCTCCGCGCGTCGGTCTACCTGTATACCGGAGGGAACTACATCGGACCGCTGCCGCCGGATTTCGCCTTCGTGGGGGTACGATGGACACCGGTGATCATCCTTGGGGTCGTCGCGCTCGGCTTCAGTCTGTTTCTGTCCAGAGTCCGACTCGGAAGGCATATCTATGCGATCGGCGGCAACGAGGAGTCCGTTCGGCTCTCGGGGATACGCGTCAACCGCGTCAAGTTGATGATCTACACGCTGAACGGCGTGCTGGCGGCGCTCTCAGGCATGATAATGATGTCGTCTTGGAGTTCCGTTCAGTCGAACATGGCGAAGGGATACGAGTTGGGCGTGATCGCGGCGGTGGTCATCGGCGGGACGAGCATCAACGGCGGACTCGGCTCCGTGCCTGGAACGATCATCGGCGCCGGCATAATGTCTCTGCTGTACAACGCATTGAACCTTCTGGGGATATCGAAGTTCTGGCACCAGTTCATCATCGGAATAGTGATTCTGGCCGCAGTGATGATGGACCGATTCAGGAGTAAGCAGTAG
- a CDS encoding dihydroorotate dehydrogenase, whose translation MSKLATTIAGIELKNPVMVASGTFGYGKEYLGLIDLNRLGAVVTKGTSIDPWPGNPPDRIAEAPAGMLNAIGLQNDGIESLLNDKLPWLGQFDTAVIVNVVGKTVDEYAEVARRLDDVEGVDGLEINVSCPNVKEGGIAFGTDCRSLDTVISAVRKATKLPLIPKLSPNVTDIVLMAKVCIDCGADALSLINTLLGTSIDAETRKFRLANITGGLSGPAIKPVALRMVWQVAQAVEVPVIGIGGIMTADDALEFLLAGADAVQIGTANFVNPNTAAEIIDGLELYLDCHGFDSISEIVGAVRV comes from the coding sequence ATGAGTAAGCTCGCGACCACAATCGCCGGCATAGAGCTGAAGAACCCCGTCATGGTCGCGTCCGGGACCTTCGGCTACGGCAAGGAGTATCTGGGCCTCATCGACCTCAACCGGCTTGGTGCTGTCGTGACCAAGGGCACATCCATTGATCCGTGGCCTGGAAACCCGCCGGACCGCATCGCCGAGGCCCCCGCCGGAATGTTGAACGCCATCGGCCTCCAGAATGACGGCATCGAGAGCCTGCTCAACGACAAGCTCCCATGGCTGGGGCAGTTCGACACTGCGGTGATCGTCAACGTCGTGGGAAAGACGGTCGATGAATATGCCGAGGTCGCGCGCCGGCTGGACGATGTCGAGGGCGTCGACGGCTTGGAGATCAATGTCTCGTGCCCGAACGTCAAGGAGGGTGGTATCGCGTTCGGCACGGACTGCAGATCGCTCGATACGGTGATCAGCGCGGTCCGGAAGGCGACGAAGCTTCCTCTGATCCCGAAGCTCTCGCCGAACGTGACCGATATCGTGCTTATGGCGAAGGTCTGCATTGACTGCGGCGCGGACGCCCTCTCGCTCATCAATACGCTGCTCGGGACCTCGATCGACGCCGAGACTCGGAAGTTCAGGCTGGCGAACATCACTGGCGGGCTCTCCGGCCCGGCTATCAAGCCGGTCGCGCTTCGGATGGTCTGGCAGGTCGCGCAGGCCGTCGAAGTGCCGGTGATCGGCATTGGTGGTATAATGACTGCGGACGATGCGCTGGAGTTCCTGCTGGCTGGTGCGGATGCCGTCCAGATCGGGACGGCGAACTTCGTGAATCCGAACACTGCGGCCGAGATCATTGACGGACTCGAATTGTACCTCGACTGCCACGGGTTCGACAGCATAAGCGAGATCGTCGGAGCAGTGAGGGTCTAG
- a CDS encoding sugar ABC transporter ATP-binding protein, with protein sequence MAIQTETASALQMTSITKTYPGVRALDGVDFEVRRGEVHALLGENGAGKSTLMKILAGAQPMDSGQILIDGVPAHITSPQKAMELGISIIYQEFNLVPYLNAAENIFLGREPGASIPGFVDFGTMYSEAQAVIDHLGVKLNVRTPVNRLSVAQQQMVEIAKATSRNATIIAMDEPSATLTEHELDSLFELMRSLKAKGVSIVYISHRLEEIFQIADRVTVLRDGRYVGTKDVSDLDKDEMIRMMVGRELKEKIPKQSCEIGGAMLEVRGLSRRGALENINLKARKGEVLGIAGLVGAGRTELARAIFGADPIDSGEVVLDGKAVNIRSPKDAIKLGIGLVTEDRKSLGLILGMVIRENITLANLDAVTRLGFVNQREEKRAATRFIEDLMIKTPSSEQQVQNLSGGNQQKVVLAKWLFTESRVLIFDEPTRGIDVGSKVEIYQLMNRLAATGAAIIMISSELPEVLGMSDRILVMHDGRIAGELSRDEATQEKIMWLATGGE encoded by the coding sequence ATGGCGATCCAGACAGAAACCGCTTCGGCACTGCAAATGACGAGCATCACGAAGACATACCCCGGAGTACGTGCTCTGGACGGCGTGGACTTCGAGGTGCGCAGAGGCGAGGTCCACGCACTCCTCGGCGAGAACGGGGCGGGAAAGTCCACGCTGATGAAGATACTGGCCGGTGCGCAGCCGATGGACAGCGGACAGATTCTCATCGACGGCGTCCCCGCGCACATCACATCGCCGCAGAAGGCTATGGAACTCGGCATAAGCATCATTTACCAGGAGTTCAACCTTGTCCCCTACCTTAACGCGGCGGAGAACATCTTCCTCGGGCGCGAGCCGGGTGCCTCCATTCCGGGCTTCGTGGACTTCGGCACGATGTACTCCGAGGCGCAGGCAGTTATTGACCACTTGGGCGTGAAGCTGAACGTCCGCACCCCCGTCAACCGCCTGTCGGTCGCCCAGCAACAGATGGTGGAGATCGCCAAGGCGACATCGCGCAACGCGACGATCATCGCAATGGACGAACCATCGGCGACGCTGACCGAGCACGAACTCGATAGCCTCTTCGAGCTCATGCGCTCGCTCAAGGCGAAGGGCGTCAGCATAGTCTACATCTCGCATCGGCTGGAGGAGATTTTCCAGATAGCCGACCGGGTGACCGTTCTGCGCGACGGACGATACGTCGGCACGAAGGACGTATCCGATCTGGACAAGGACGAGATGATCCGCATGATGGTCGGCCGCGAACTGAAGGAGAAAATCCCCAAGCAGTCTTGTGAGATCGGCGGGGCAATGCTCGAGGTCAGGGGGCTGAGCCGCAGGGGAGCACTGGAGAACATCAACCTCAAGGCTCGAAAAGGAGAGGTGCTCGGGATCGCGGGGCTGGTCGGCGCCGGCCGAACCGAGCTCGCCCGGGCGATCTTCGGCGCCGACCCGATAGACTCAGGGGAGGTCGTCCTAGACGGCAAGGCTGTCAACATCCGCTCGCCGAAGGACGCGATCAAGCTTGGCATCGGCCTCGTCACGGAGGACCGCAAGTCCCTCGGTCTCATACTCGGCATGGTCATACGTGAGAACATCACGCTCGCGAACCTCGATGCGGTGACGAGACTCGGATTCGTGAACCAGCGCGAGGAGAAGCGCGCGGCGACCCGGTTCATCGAGGACCTGATGATAAAGACGCCTTCGTCAGAGCAGCAGGTTCAGAACCTCAGCGGCGGTAACCAGCAGAAGGTCGTGCTCGCGAAGTGGCTCTTCACGGAATCGCGGGTGCTGATCTTCGACGAACCGACGCGCGGGATTGACGTCGGCTCCAAGGTGGAGATATATCAACTCATGAACCGACTGGCCGCGACCGGCGCTGCGATCATCATGATATCCTCGGAACTGCCGGAGGTCCTCGGCATGAGCGACCGAATACTCGTGATGCACGACGGCCGAATTGCCGGGGAGTTATCGCGAGACGAGGCGACCCAGGAGAAGATCATGTGGCTCGCAACCGGCGGGGAGTGA
- a CDS encoding ABC transporter permease, producing the protein MRAVLRSKESVVFALFAAVFAVFALRTPNFASPDNLFNVARQYSELAVVSVGLTMIIITGGIDISVGSIVGLSSVMLGIFALRLGLNIWASCILATMTGLACGLINGVFITKLKVQPIVVTLAMMSAARGLALALTQGFSHSGFPDAFVGLGQTSIGSMPLSAPIALLIVIIGVIVLRRTPLGRGIYAVGSSEEATRLSGMDTFRLKMFAYGGTGLLCGLAGIMMAARLASAVPDAGNGFEFEAITAVVLGGSSLKGGEGSIVGTIIGVAVMAILRNGLNLIGVPDNWQVLFLGVALILSVLADNLRQALRKRRETRPQSIPGHP; encoded by the coding sequence ATGCGGGCAGTATTGAGATCGAAGGAATCGGTCGTTTTCGCACTCTTCGCAGCGGTGTTTGCTGTCTTCGCGCTGAGAACGCCGAACTTCGCCTCGCCGGACAACCTCTTCAACGTTGCCCGGCAGTACTCGGAACTGGCGGTCGTGTCGGTCGGCCTGACGATGATCATTATCACCGGCGGCATAGACATATCGGTCGGCTCGATCGTCGGTCTCTCGTCAGTGATGCTCGGCATCTTCGCACTCAGGCTGGGACTGAACATCTGGGCCTCGTGCATCCTGGCGACGATGACCGGACTCGCATGCGGCCTGATCAACGGCGTGTTCATTACGAAGCTGAAGGTCCAGCCGATCGTCGTGACCCTCGCGATGATGAGCGCCGCACGGGGGTTGGCGCTCGCCCTCACGCAGGGGTTCTCCCATTCGGGGTTCCCGGATGCATTCGTCGGACTCGGTCAGACCTCTATCGGCTCGATGCCGCTGTCCGCGCCGATCGCGCTACTGATAGTCATCATCGGGGTCATCGTACTCCGTCGGACTCCTCTGGGCAGAGGCATATACGCCGTCGGCTCAAGTGAGGAGGCAACGCGCCTGTCGGGCATGGATACGTTTCGGCTGAAGATGTTCGCATACGGCGGCACTGGCCTGCTGTGCGGACTGGCGGGTATCATGATGGCAGCCCGACTCGCCTCGGCGGTGCCGGACGCGGGCAACGGATTCGAGTTCGAGGCGATCACCGCCGTCGTGCTGGGAGGAAGCAGCCTCAAGGGCGGCGAAGGTAGCATCGTTGGAACGATCATCGGCGTGGCCGTGATGGCAATCCTCCGAAACGGGCTGAACCTGATCGGCGTGCCGGACAACTGGCAGGTGCTATTCCTCGGCGTTGCGCTTATACTGTCGGTGCTGGCCGACAATCTTCGGCAAGCGCTCAGGAAGAGACGGGAAACGAGGCCGCAGAGCATACCCGGCCACCCATAG
- a CDS encoding dihydroorotate dehydrogenase electron transfer subunit, producing MTASPLTNTCGQSTNILQRKCRIVEHDEIGQHSRQLVLDAPEIASLAVPGQFAHVLCGDSHDPLLRRPFSIHYADRESGQVSIVYEIRGRGTALLARRNVGEVLDVLGPLGNGFTLPESVDAPVLLVGGGCGAAPLYFLGLAIEEKFCPECMTFMMGAATADRHVCFDEFYHFCQDGQDRYCISTDDGSCGDKGFVTDLLVQHLQSADKARPSMIYACGPMPMLKAVSRIAVDQDIPCQVSVEAKMACGVGACLSCVIKVRDGDSFKYVRSCHEGPVLDAGEVIWDE from the coding sequence TTGACTGCCTCACCATTGACCAATACCTGCGGGCAGAGCACTAACATCCTGCAGCGGAAGTGCCGGATCGTCGAGCACGACGAGATCGGCCAGCACAGCCGACAACTCGTTCTCGACGCGCCTGAGATTGCGTCTCTGGCGGTTCCCGGGCAGTTCGCGCATGTGCTATGTGGTGACAGCCATGATCCGCTCCTTCGCAGACCGTTCAGCATTCACTACGCCGACCGCGAGTCCGGCCAGGTTTCGATCGTCTATGAGATCAGGGGCAGGGGAACGGCCCTGCTCGCCCGGCGGAATGTCGGAGAGGTACTGGACGTTCTTGGACCGCTTGGGAATGGTTTCACTCTGCCCGAGTCGGTGGATGCCCCCGTCCTGCTCGTGGGCGGCGGTTGTGGCGCCGCGCCCCTCTACTTCCTGGGCTTGGCCATCGAAGAGAAGTTCTGCCCGGAGTGCATGACCTTCATGATGGGGGCGGCCACGGCTGACAGGCATGTCTGCTTCGATGAGTTCTATCATTTCTGCCAGGACGGCCAGGATCGCTACTGCATCTCAACGGACGATGGCTCATGCGGTGATAAGGGATTTGTGACCGATCTGCTCGTACAGCACCTGCAGTCGGCTGACAAAGCCAGGCCCTCTATGATCTACGCCTGCGGGCCGATGCCGATGCTCAAAGCCGTTTCGAGGATCGCAGTGGACCAGGATATCCCATGCCAGGTCTCCGTCGAAGCGAAGATGGCCTGCGGAGTCGGCGCGTGCCTGAGCTGCGTGATCAAGGTCCGCGACGGCGACTCGTTCAAGTATGTCCGCTCGTGCCACGAAGGCCCGGTCTTAGATGCCGGAGAGGTGATCTGGGATGAGTAA
- the pyrF gene encoding orotidine-5'-phosphate decarboxylase: MAAKEKIILALDVSSEDQALELVRELKDSVGAFKVGLELFNSTGPRVFEALRDAGAERIFYDGKFHDIPNTVAGAARAAARMGLWMFNVHASGGSAMLKAAAEAAADEADRQGIEPPIAVGVTVLTSISEHMLHDELGVPALMENQVTRLARLAQSSGLRGVVCSPREIVPVKSACGSSFIVVTPGIRPDWAAAHDQRRIMTPAQAICLGVDYLVIGRAITDADDRSEAARRILEEIGG, translated from the coding sequence ATGGCGGCGAAGGAAAAGATCATCCTGGCGCTCGACGTGTCGAGCGAGGATCAGGCGCTGGAGTTGGTCAGGGAACTGAAGGACTCGGTCGGGGCCTTCAAGGTCGGCCTGGAGCTCTTTAACTCGACCGGACCGCGTGTCTTCGAGGCTCTGCGCGACGCAGGCGCCGAGCGCATCTTCTACGACGGTAAGTTCCACGATATCCCGAACACTGTTGCAGGTGCGGCGAGGGCGGCCGCCCGGATGGGACTCTGGATGTTCAATGTGCATGCCTCCGGCGGCTCGGCGATGCTGAAGGCCGCGGCTGAGGCCGCAGCCGACGAAGCAGACAGACAGGGCATCGAACCCCCCATTGCCGTTGGAGTCACCGTTCTCACGAGCATCAGCGAGCACATGCTTCATGACGAGCTTGGTGTCCCCGCGCTGATGGAGAATCAGGTCACGCGGCTTGCGAGGCTTGCCCAGAGTTCGGGTCTCCGGGGAGTCGTCTGCTCTCCGCGCGAGATTGTCCCCGTCAAGTCCGCCTGCGGTTCGAGTTTTATCGTCGTCACGCCCGGAATCAGGCCCGACTGGGCAGCTGCGCATGATCAACGGCGCATCATGACACCTGCTCAGGCGATCTGCCTGGGCGTAGACTACCTGGTCATCGGGAGAGCCATCACCGACGCGGACGACAGGAGCGAGGCTGCTCGTAGGATCCTCGAGGAGATTGGAGGATAG
- a CDS encoding HU family DNA-binding protein has protein sequence MTKPELISAVARTTGLKKTKAGIVVDAVFDTMTEALGRNEPVAITRFGTFEVRTRAARMGRNPRTGERIRIAETRACTYRPGKKVREAIGR, from the coding sequence ATGACCAAACCGGAGTTGATCAGTGCAGTAGCGAGGACGACAGGCCTGAAGAAGACCAAGGCAGGCATCGTAGTTGACGCCGTCTTCGATACCATGACAGAAGCGCTGGGGCGCAATGAACCGGTGGCGATTACCAGATTCGGCACGTTCGAGGTGCGAACTCGCGCCGCGAGAATGGGCAGAAACCCACGAACCGGAGAGCGAATCAGAATTGCGGAGACCAGAGCGTGCACCTACCGCCCCGGCAAGAAGGTGAGAGAAGCGATCGGCAGGTAG